Proteins encoded together in one Solanum lycopersicum chromosome 7, SLM_r2.1 window:
- the LOC101258843 gene encoding thioredoxin-like 2, chloroplastic, whose amino-acid sequence MGFSLKSLGFSLSSSSSLLTSFSSSLNSTLTPTPNQKLHKRGVSFSDSPSTPLEFVSRIAFTTNKRFPTLKAHATITRTEEPKWWERNAGPNMLDIHSTQEFLEALSQAGDRLVIVEFYGSWCASCKALFPKFCRTAQEHPEILFLKVNFDANKSMCKALNVKVLPYFHFYRGADGQLESFSCSLAKFQKIKDAIQLHNTDRCSIGPPIGVGDLTLELLSATKDVSAAASST is encoded by the exons ATGggattttctttgaaatctttaggtttttctctttcttccaGTTCTTCATTGTTAACCTCATTCTCTTCATCTTTGAATTCTACGCTAACACCCACACCCAATCAAAAGTTGCATAAAAGGGGTGTCTCTTTTTCTGATTCTCCTTCAACTCCTCTAGAATTCGTTTCCAGAATTGCTTTCACCACCAACAAGCGATTTCCTACTCTTAAG GCACATGCTACCATTACTCGAACTGAGGAACCAAAATGGTGGGAGCGAAATGCAGGACCTAACATGCTTGACATTCATTCAACACAAGAATTCTTGGAAGCTCTTAGTCAGGCTGGTGATAGACTTGTTATTGTAGAATTCTATGGATCATGGTGTGCTTCCTGTAAAGCACTGTTTCCCAAG TTCTGCAGAACAGCCCAGGAGCACCCTGAAATCCTGTTTCTGAAAGTCAATTTTGATGCAAACAAGTCAATGTGCAAAGCTTTGAATGTAAAAGTCCTCCCGTATTTCCATTTCTACCGCGGAGCTGATGgacaattagagtccttctctTGTTCACTGGCCAAA TTCCAGAAGATAAAAGATGCAATCCAATTACATAATACAGACCGCTGCAGTATTGGCCCACCAATAGGAGTAGGAGACCTCACACTTGAACTCCTTTCGGCGACAAAGGATGTATCTGCTGCAGCTTCTTCTACTTAG
- the LOC101263890 gene encoding uncharacterized protein — protein MVRTRATTTPTPLPAPAGQGASEPATGAVARGRAAARGRGRGRGRTSSRGRGRAPSPSDTRAVTPPPTEEVIREGEDGENEQVQNEELPPQPTPEMINQVLAYLSRLSNQGQAPPVSSAPTPPVSEVQHAATMAPRMDASLDIGTFPSLTTGPIMTNDQHELFSKFLKLKPPVFKGAESEDAYDFLVDCHELLHKMGIVERFGVEFVSYQFQGNAKMWWRSHVECQPTEAPPMTWASFSSLFMEKYIPRTLRDRKRDEFLSLEQGRMSVNAYEAKFRALSRYATQLCFSPQEWIHRFLKGLRSELRISALKVAATAKSFQEVVDFVVQVEGVKPDEFTMASTSKRFQKGGEFNGSYSRGQGSGGYLVRPIQSSLQTVVGGPPQTGQHFSERPMLDSRECYGCGETGHIRRNCPKQSYRPPMARGRGGHGRGRYSGGRRGRGNGGHQNGRGDGQTGAATSQHGRVNGQTNDRAHCYAFPGRSEAEASDAVITGNLLVCDCMASVLFDPGSIFSYVSFSFANGLNLHCELLDMPIRVSTPVGESVVVEKVYRSCLVNFVGSNTYVDLVILEMDDFDVILGMTWLSPQFAILDCNAKTVTLAKPGTDPLVWEGDYTSNPVRIISFLRC, from the coding sequence atggttagaactagagcaacgactacgccaacaccattaccagcaccagcgggacagggtgcgtctgagccagccactggggctgtagctcgaggaagagcagcggcaagaggccgtggtagaggtcgtgggaggacgtcctctaggggaagaggacgagcacctagcccatctgatactagggcggtgactcctccacctactgaagaagtaataagagaaggggaagatggggagaatgaacaagtgcaaaatgaggaattgccaccccagcctaccccagagatgataaatcaggtgctagCTTATCTGAGTAGGTTGTCTAATCAAGGTCAAGCACCTCCAGTGtcttctgcaccaacacctccggtttcagaggtacaacatgcagccactatggctcctcgtatggatgcctcattagatataggcacgtttccaagtctgactactgggcctataatgacaaatgatcagcatgaacttttcagtaagttcttgaaattgaaacctccagtcttcaagggtgcggaatctgaggatgcttacgattttctggttgactgtcatgagctactacacaagatgggtatagtagaacggttcggtgttgagttcgtgagttatcaatttcaagggaacgccaaaatgtggtggcggtcacatgttgagtgtcaaccaacagaggcaccacctatgacttgggcctcattttctagtttgtttatggagaagtatatcccccggactttgagggataggaaaagggatgagtttttgagcctagagcaaggtaggatgtcggtcaatgcatatgaggctaagtttcgtgcactatccagatatgccactcaactttgtttcagtccacaagagtggattcaTCGTTttttgaaggggttgaggtcagagttgcggatttcagccttaaaggtagcggctacggcaaaatccttccaagaagtggtagatttcgtggtacaggtggaaggagtgaagccagatgaattcaccatggcatcgacatcaaagaggtttcaaaaaggaggtgagtttaatggttcttactctagaggacagggttccggaggttacttagttcgacccattcagtcttcactacagactgtagttgggggtccacctcaaaccggtcaacacttctctgagagacctatgcttgactccagagagtgttatggatgtggggagactggacatattaggaggaattgtccaaaacagagttatagacccccaatggctagaggtagaggtggtcatggtagaggccgttattctggaggacgtcgtggtcgaggtaatggtggtcaccaaaatggccgaggtgatgggcaaactggagccgctacatcacaacatggtagggtcAATGGACaaacaaacgatagggcccattgttacgctttccctgggcggtctgaagcggaggcatctgatgctgtcatcacaggtaatcttctggtttgtgattgcatggcttctgtattgtttgatcctggatccatattttcttatgtatctttctcatttgctaatggtctaaatttacattgtgaattacttgatatgcctattcgtgtttctactccggtgggtgagtctgtggtagttgaaaaggtatataggtcttgtttggtgaactttgtggggagcaacacttatgtagatttggttatcttagaaatggatgattttgatgtaatcctgggtatgacttggctttctccgcaatttgcgattttggattgtaatgctaaaacggtgacgttagctaagcctgggacagatccgttagtgtgggagggtgactacacttccaatccggtgcgtatcatctcctttcttcgttgctaa